GCTGGTCCGGCAGATCGCCCAGCACGCGCACTCGGAGATCATCGGCATGCAGCCCGAGGCCGAGTGGATCACCCGCGCACCCTCGCTGCGCCGCAAGGCGATCCTGCTCGCCAAGGTCCAGGACGAGGCCGGGCACGGCCTCTATCTCTACTCGGCCGCCGAGACCCTCGGCGTCGACCGGGCCGACCTGAACCAGCGACTGCTCGAAGGGCGCCAGAAGTACTCGTCGATCTTCAACTACCCCACGCTCACCTTCGCCGACGTCGGCGTCATCGGCTGGTTCGTGGACGGCGCGGCGATCTGCAACCAGGTCCCGCTCTGCCGCAGCTCCTACGGCCCCTACGCGCGCGCCATGGTCCGCGTCTGCAAGGAGGAGTCGTTCCACCAGCGGCAGGGCTACGAACTGCTGCGCACGATGACGCGCGGCACCGACGCCCAGCGGGAGATGGTCCAGGACGCGGTGAACCGCTGGTGGTGGCCCTCGCTGATGATGTTCGGCCCGCCCGACGAGAACTCGCCCAACTCCGCGCAGTCCATGGCCTGGAAGATCAAGCGGCACAGCAACGACGAACTGCGGCAGCGGTTCGTCGACATGACGGTCCCGCAGGCCGACGCCCTCGGCGTCATTCTGCCCGACCCCGAACTGCGCTGGAACGAGGAGCGCGGCCGGTACGACTTCGGCACCCCCGACTTCGCCGAGCTGACGCGCGTCATCAAGGGCGACGGCCCGTGCAACGCCCAGCGCATGGAGCGGCGCCGCACCGCCCACGAGGAGGGCGCCTGGGTGCGCGAGGCGGCCGCGGCCCACGCCGCCAAGGAGGCGGCCCGGACCCGCGAAGGAGCGGCGGCATGAGCGACACCACGACCCCCAGGGGCGACTGGCCGCTGTACGAGGTGTTCGTGCGCGGCAAGCGCGGCCTGAACCACGTGCACGTCGGCTCGCTGCACGCGGCGGACGACCGCATGGCCCTCACCCACGCCCGCGACCTCTACACCCGGCGCAACGAGGGCGTCAGCATCTGGGTGGTGCGCAGCGACCTCATCACCGCCTCCACCCGCGACGAACGGGACCCGTTCTTCGCCCCGAGCGCCGACAAGGTCTACCGCCACCCCACCTTCTACGACATCCCCGACGACGTCCCCCACATCTAGGAGCAGGGCATGAGCGACGACCACGTCTATCTGTCCCTGGCGGGCGGACAGGACGAGGGCGCCGAGGGCGACACCCGCTGGGCCTTCGGCACCGGCTTCGAGGACCCGCTGCACGGCGTGGACACCGCCGTGCCCGCCGGCCTCGACACCGCCGCACTGGCCGCCCACTGCCTGGCGCTCGCCGACGACGCGCTGGTCTCGGCCCAGCGGCTCGCCGAGTGGACCACCCGCGCCCCGGAACTGGAGGAGGAGGTCGCGCTCGCCAACATCGGCCTCGACCTGCTCGGCCAGGCCC
The DNA window shown above is from Streptomyces sp. NBC_00670 and carries:
- the paaA gene encoding 1,2-phenylacetyl-CoA epoxidase subunit PaaA — encoded protein: MTRTETGGPAPGGGTGTGPADLPERFDATIARDQRIEPRDWMPDGYRRTLVRQIAQHAHSEIIGMQPEAEWITRAPSLRRKAILLAKVQDEAGHGLYLYSAAETLGVDRADLNQRLLEGRQKYSSIFNYPTLTFADVGVIGWFVDGAAICNQVPLCRSSYGPYARAMVRVCKEESFHQRQGYELLRTMTRGTDAQREMVQDAVNRWWWPSLMMFGPPDENSPNSAQSMAWKIKRHSNDELRQRFVDMTVPQADALGVILPDPELRWNEERGRYDFGTPDFAELTRVIKGDGPCNAQRMERRRTAHEEGAWVREAAAAHAAKEAARTREGAAA
- the paaB gene encoding 1,2-phenylacetyl-CoA epoxidase subunit PaaB — translated: MSDTTTPRGDWPLYEVFVRGKRGLNHVHVGSLHAADDRMALTHARDLYTRRNEGVSIWVVRSDLITASTRDERDPFFAPSADKVYRHPTFYDIPDDVPHI